The following nucleotide sequence is from Hevea brasiliensis isolate MT/VB/25A 57/8 chromosome 7, ASM3005281v1, whole genome shotgun sequence.
AATCCTATGCTAAATGAATCCCTAAACTGAAACGGGTATAGCTTGGATCATCTTCATCTTTTATCAGACATTCCCACCGCCGCCTCTTTCACCGGCGACACTTTATTGGGCTTCAATCTGCAAGGCAACTTGGGACTGAAAACATACAAGGAAAGCAACAACTATTTCAGATGGAGTGATTGAGGTTCCCATCAACCCAAAGTTATCCCTGCCTCAAGTCCAGATGAAGAAACAAAGGCATGCAGCAAAACTAAACATTGCAGGAATCCTACTTGCTATTTGGGAATGTGGCATCATTGGTGTTGTAGTGATCATCTTCCTAGCAAACCACCTTCCATGAAGAGCCCGTTGTGCATTCATCGCCGGCCTATATATTCTCAAATTGCAAATACACATAAAATCAGCACTATTTTTGTTCACGCAAATCAAATTACCAAAACTGAttgatgtattttttttttaaataataattaattaatcaattttattaaaatggaggaattaagtaatattttaatcaatattgactaatgaaaaaattaataaaaaaattaaatattttaataaattaaaaataaaaaacaaattaatattttttttaaaaatataaaaattaaaataattaatttcattaaaatataattactgCCCTTAGTTTTACACCAATGCTCAAAGAGTAGCGAATCAATTATTAAAGCCTTCTATATCCCATGGGTAGAATTTAATTATAGAAATAGAATTGAAATCCTCTTGAATTTGAGTCCACCTAAAAATATAaacaattgaatttttatttttagaatttAGAGAATCTTATAAGAGGGGAAAAAATAGAAAATCTTCATATGTATATAAAAGATGTTATGAGGCCATTACTTTTAGAATCTAAGAGATTCtatctaatgatgatgtgatcTCAATTGCAGTAAAGAACAGAATTAATTAGCTTAGATATGAATAATTAaggataatatgattaattttattttacttttaaaatgtataaaatgaaaaaaaaatattgattttaagttttttcatttatttattatgaaattttagattttttataTGATCGATAATTATTATTCCAGccattaaattttcattaaattcaaaaaaaaaatagtgtCATATCTTatcttatatttaaaaaaaataaaatgtaaaaaatcatttttttattaatttaattcaatcaaaatataatataattataatatcattaaattaaaatttaataattttataaataattaatactaACAAAACTTGACATGATATAATCATTATTAAATTAAACTCTTTTCCTCTAATTTTCAACTTACAATAATTGAAATGattctttaaataaaaaaaaaatctttttttttttatttattcttcTATCATACCATTAAACAGGTATTAACTATCCCAAACATAAAATTCACAGAAATATATTATTGAGCTTTTTTGGATAAACATAAACATAAAAACAAGAGctattttattgaaaaaaaaaactataatatAGAATTATCAGTATTAGATAGCTATAGTAAGTAAGAAATTATTGAGCATGACTATGCTAGATCCATTCTGGCTGGTCCATTCTTGTCCAGTTATGATAAACTTCCAGCTCTATTTGGGTCCATATGCTGCTCACCATCACAATCTCTCACCATCCTCTCTCTGCAAGAACTTAATCCAATTGATGATTGTCCAAATTCATGATTCTAGAGGTTGTTTCAATTTTATGATACCAATAACTTGTATATCCACCAATTATTCTACCTTCCAAATGTACAAAAACAAGCAAAAACTGGATGACCCACCTGCATTATCATCCTCTAATGGGGCACAAGGAACTTCTTGAGTAGTCAACAATGGCATTGAGGTTGATGATGaagttgaagaagaagaagaagatggtgatgATGATGAAACTGGTTTAAATATGAACAGACCATGCCTTGGACCAGAACCAAAGAGCAAGTCATGTACATCCCAATAAACCTCTACTCTACTTTTATTCACCTGCATGGATTCATTTCCTCTGAACTTCCACTGAAGGTGCTTAACTTGAATTGCTAGTTCCCCATCTACCTTTATCTCTAGTTCAGGATCAAACCCACCAGTGTCACTGCCATTGCTGGTAGAATTGTTGTTTTCAACTGAAATCTGATGGAATTTGATCTCTTTCTCATGAAATTTAATTCTTCTTGTGAATTTCTTCTTCCCAAATACATGTTCCTTTCTCGACACCAACATTGGTTCAATAAGAGCAGGCCTGCATCGTGTCTTTCGATATGCATCTTTCTTTAGATCACCAAGAAGTAGAACTACTTCCCCTTCAGAGACAACAGCAATATAGTAATCTGATTGTGGCTCTGTCTCGCCATTGAATTTTGCGGCCTTGAGGTCCCACGCCACATCAACAGTCTTACCATCCACTACAAATTGCTTGGAGCCTTGTTTTCTCCAGAAGTACCAGGGCTTCAATTCCATTTTGCACAGGTAATTCTCGTTTCCATTTGTTGCTTGAACAGAAAGAGAGAGGCCATGTAGCATCAGGTTCttgcaccatgtgatggtgatcAAACGGCAGTAGCCGGCTAATTTTGTTCGATAGACTGACATAGATACACTCTGGCCTGACCAGGTTATGGTAGCCGCTGGCTCATTGTTTTGCTTCTTGCTAGATGTGAAGCAAACAGGAATACCTAGTGAATCATGCAtgataataaaatgaaaaatggagTACAAAATTAACAAGCTAGAGGCAAACAAAGACAGATGAATATAACTGGGATGGTTAAGATCTTCTCATACATATATGCTGCCAGCTCCAGATGTTTTCTTAGAAGCATGTAATTATCAAGAGAACCTCAATTCTATTATTCGTGACTTGTTTGTTTCCAAACTAGAAGTTTTGAAGGTGGAGAGGAGTGAGAATGAGGGAAAAGCAACACATATAATACTCAATTTTATTAAGCCTTTCATTCTGTcatttttttcttcttccctttttcctTGTTTATcaacttcctttttccttcttctaaagTGCGTTAGCTTCAGTCACAGGCTTTATCTTCACTgtcatatttttttttctcacaCGGTGAAAAGCAAACAGAACCTTTTCAGCACATTGGAAGTTTTTTGAGAAAGTGCATCCCAGGAAGGATAAAAGGTTGTTGTGGGAAGTGGAGCTTGCTTTCAGCATAAGAGCATGTGGGTGGGGTAAACTGAggctaattattttataattatagttCTTAACTTTTTCAGTTTTTTTGTAGGGACAGATGATGAGGGCAAAAATCTGAGGAATCTAAAGTTGATGTTGTGGATCAGGTCAAACACTTGGTCCCCTATACTTAATTTGATTACTATAAACTCATGGTATTTTGAAGAGATCATAATCAAATTATATCAGATCATAACTAATGGACCAATTAATCAGAGCACATGCAGGTGGGATCAGTAAACCGAACTCTGAATTCTTAAATTAGAACATTTGTAAGCTCTGAATGATTCCTTACTCCCAAGCTCTTCCTCATGAGCCTCTTCTTACATCTCAAATGACCAATTTTAACGCCTGAAAATAACTTCCCAGCAAAGTATTTACCTAGTTTTGAGTATAATCAGTTCTCTttcatattataattatatttttgtattgtCTTTGAAGCAAATGAGTTTTTTATCAGCTATATCAAGAACAAAATTGTCTGGCCGCACTCACATCCTGCTTTAAATCAATTgcctaaacagagattttgaaaTAAATTCTCTCAGTTTGAATTAGTAGTATAAGCTAAAGCTGATTAAAACTTCAATCTCAAGCCAAATCTCAGGAACACAATGGAAATGAAGGTAAAATCTAGTGTGAAATTACTTGAACAAATGCTGAAATGTGACCTATATGGATTCTTAGAATTGAGAGCCACATACCTAGGCAGTTACAATGTTTTAATTCAGATATATACTGGAATGGTTGAAATTAGAGAATGTGACTAAGCAACATGACTAGACTAATCCTCATCAATTTTTACATCTGAAGTGATTCAAATCAATTATCATCACAGTGATGTCATCCAGACTACCTCTTCTCAGGGCAAGGTTCACAAGCTCCTTACAAGCAGCCACAAGCCCCACAGAGGCAGGTCCCTTCTTGTGGGTACTGTTTTCTTTATTAGGTGAATCAATTTTGGTGTTAATTCGCTTGAACATTGAAATTCGTCTTGACTTGGTCGGAGGACTTTCATTTTCACATGCAAAGTCATCTTGCTTATCTTTCCAGCCATCAACTGTCTGCTTGTTTCTTGGTGACTGTTTTGACCCCTTTTGATGCTTGACCAGGGAAACCCTtcgcaactttgatgaaggacttACATTGACACAGCCATAACAAacatcatcatcatctttttgATCATCTCCTGTGGATCCCAGTTTCTTCTGAGTCATACACAATGAAATCACAGTATCAACAGCTTCTTGGTTCCCAACCTAGGCCACAATATCACACACTAAAGTCAACAATCACTCAAAACCATAGACATATGGATTCTGTTTGCCAATTTCATGCAATAGGACCTCAATGTCGCAGGGGCTGAAAGATGATTGACAGAATGAGAAGTGCTTCAATCACATGTTAGTGCAATGCACTCTATAACACGAGTAATTTGCAGTCCTTATTACAATATTCACTTGAAGCCAACTTCAATTTCACATTTGCAGATTAAATAGAAATATGTTGCTTTTTTTGGTTTTAACAGGTAAATGAGATGAATTTAACAAAACATAGTCAAGCATAAATCTATTTCCCAATATGTTAATATACAGTATGAGTTAAAGATCTGGCATTGAGGCAAAGACTTCCACAAGTTGTTCCCCAACTCACCTGTTCCCATAGTCCATCAGAAGCTAAGACTAGAAATTCCATGTCTGGGGTCAGCTGTAGAATCATTGTATCAGGCTCAGCCAGTACCCAGTCCTTCAGATGAGCATCTCCAATGCTTCTAGAAACAGAAAGTATGCCATGAACTCTCCACGCACCCCGATGGATCTCAACATATCCTCCCTGTATTAAAGTATAAATGAATACCATCAATCATTATCTACAACTTCTTTCTTGAACTACCTCACTAAACTTAGTTTTAGTATAATAAATACATTATTCTCAATTCTTTTTCGTTCATCCTCCTGTTCTGCTCTATGATCTTTTGTAAGGGCTTCAGCCACTCCTCCTCTACAAAGAACAGCCCTGCAATCTCCTAAGTTTGAGACAACAAGCTCCTGCCCTTCAATCAAGGCTGTGACACAGCAGACACCACTGACTATACCCTGCATTTATTCACATTATTCAGCATTTATCATGCATATGAAAAACAAAAACAAACAGGAGTGGTAAGAAAAAAGTTGCAGCTGTgcccctctctctctttttttttttttttccccttgaaAGAGAATTCTGCATTATGGCACTTTCCCATTCGACCTGCTTAAATGACGCATTAAAACTCCATACAAGACTAGGAGAAAAATAATTCAAGTTTCAAGAGTCCTCTTGTAGTCTTTTTCACAATCAGTCTTTCTTTTCAAGCTAAAATATCGGCATTTTTTGTAGACCAAGAAAAAATCTATTATAAGCTGAGATGTATGATTACGATAATATTCTGTTTAAGACATTTTATGAGACTATGAATCACATTAACCAACAGAACATAATGAGCTCAGATTTTCCAACGCAGTGGAACAGAACCCAAACTTATTGCCTAGAAGGAAATGTAAATGAAAATAAAGAATATAACCAGTGAAAATAAAGTATGATTAATAAAGTAGAATATGATTAAAGAATATAACCAGTGAAAGGAAATTTTAGATCGCAAATATACCTGTTTCAAGAACTCTTGATCTGTTTTCAAGTACCCAGCTTTAACAGCTTCCTTCTTGGACATATTTCCTGGACAATTCACCATCATTTCAAGAATGTTGATGTGCAAATTCTCTGCAACAAACTCCGCTGCCTTTTTCCCTCCATGCCCATCATAAACGCCAAAAAAGCCCTGCACATCACCAACAAACAATCCCAAATCCCAATAACcaaaaatagaaaaatttttgGGAACAAAAAGAACCCATCAAGAAAAGTTGTTAATTTAAGAGCTTACTTTGTTAGAGCTGCCGTTCAAGCAAGAAACGATTTTGTGGGTATCTTCCATGAACTTTTTATTGCCTTTGATGGCAGAGACACCAACACCAATACCACTGAAACAAACGGGATCATTTCTTGGGGTGAGGTCTTTGAATTTGAGCTTATCAGCCTGGATTTCTTGCAACACGTTTGGGATCTCAATCTTGGGTGGTCTCTTCCGCTTCAAAGAACAAGAAACAACTGGAGTAGAAGGCATTTCTGTGGTGGGTTTCGTGTTCATTTTTTTGGCTAAAACAGCACAAAcgagcagagagagagagagagagagagagagagagagcggatAGCTCCAAGTTCCAACGGCTATAAAAGAGAATGAAAGggggagaagagaaagaagaagaagaggagtcaAAGTAAAAATAATGGAGGGCAGTTAAGGGTTGGGGGGGGTCAAAGTGGTATCTTTATCAGGGAGCCGTTGGGGGAAATTGGTCAAAAGTTTGAATGTATAGTTGTTGAGGCCTCGGAGGGAAAGAGATTAAATTCCGAAGAACTTCTTGAATCTGAATCCTACACTACAAAATTATAGTGTTATTTTACTACTTTCCGCCAATCAACATCTAATGTGGAGAATTCCAATTTGGCTGGTAATTCTGTACGAGGACATATACAAATTGAAAGCATTTTCAAATATTCGATAAATTATAGaattttttaagaaattataaTTCATAGTTTAATGTTGTATCTCTAATTTATAACTTAATAGATCATAAATTTATTGTTATCTGAGTACACGATTAGTAAATTTTCAATCTTTTATCTAACATAATAATTTAAAGTTTTCGATTTATGAATGAGCTAATaataatttagatttttttatttatatttaatttattataaatttaaaataaaaaataagactCAACTGTTAAATATatggactatatatatatatattttgagtatataataaaaaaatcttaGAAAGAATTTCCCAATAACTCATAACTAGATTTGTTGAGAGCTTAAGTACTTAGGACCACTTCTCtttctatatatattttaaacgACTAATAAATGGACAtaaaaacataataaataaaaataataattcaatAAAAAGATAATCCCAATGGCATTGTTTCggggattaattattaaaatgatataatttaaaaaattatttataaatataatataattctgaaattatttatcaaaataatatttactTAAGAAAATGCTATTTGATAAAGTAATTTTAAGTGATATTATATCACGTTATAAtgctttataaaatattatttgaaatgaCGTTTTTTAAATTATGTCACATCATATTAAATACTATAGAAATTACATAAGAAAATatcatttaaaatgatattttttaaaGCGGTGTCACATCACAAAATTTGATTGAGAAAATACCGTTTGAAATGACGTTATCTGAAACATTTATCTAaatttatatagaattttggaaaTGTATAAAGTTTAGAAAGCTTATTCTCTACTCATTGTATTGTCTACTCtacaatcaaatttaattttttttttataagcttactatagaaaatgatttttctagctattaataaaaatatcaataatataaatgaaaataataatttttattttattattaatataaattaaaattttaattatttgagAAATAGTTTTAAttagaatatatttttttatatttattaatttaataatttttttatcatattaaataaacataaaattattttttgtgaTGTTATTtactaaaatgaaaattaaaaaaaatgaaaggaataatttcaaataaatttattttatgtaaattttagtTATGTTAAATTATATTTGAGGAGTAAAAATACTAATTATGTTAAAAaaactagaaaatatttttgaaagaaatccaccacgtagaaattatatataaaaaaattattagatatgtataaaatacatatattaaatgtctaaattttaatcaaattaaaatttacataaaataaatttatttagaattatttctttcatttttaattttcaatctaaggaataaaaaatattttcaagttTATTTAACACGATAAAtaactattaaattaataaatataaagttctaataaaacttttcttaaataattaaaaaaataaattcatattaataataaaataaaaagttattatttttatttatattactaatatttttatcaatagcTAAAGAAAtagtttataaaaaaattaaattgaattgtagAGTAGAGAATACAATGAATAaagaataaattttttaaatttaattcattctaaacactactttttttaataatttctgtaCTATTTAATTTAATGTGATGTGatataatttcaaaaaatataattttaaataatatttttttaagtattttatatattttaatattattttaaatttaattattttaatgtgaTGTGACATAACATAAAAATGCTTTTTTAAGTAAGGTTTTCTTAAGTAaacattattttaataaataattttagtatCACGTTATATTTGTAAATAgttttttaaattacattttttgTCAGTTCTCTCTATTTGATAGCAAAGAAAAAgatggaaaacaaaagaaaacaaaACTTAAGCTGAAAAATATCACAATTTTACCTTGATTCATATTTATATACATAAGGCCGACAGAAGTTACAGTATGGACCGTCTGGAGCTGCGTAGAATAACATCTCGTCCAAGTGTAAATGCATTAGATACTGTAATATTACCAATATTCCTACTGGTTTACGAGCTGCTGAAGCTGCATTCTCCAATCAACAAGTATGTTCATTGTTCACGAATTTGTCACTCATCAGCTCCGCTCTTATGTGCAATTGCTTGTTTAGTGGATTTAGAATGATCAGCAACGCAGTGTACACAGCTTGGTGAACTCTGTCACTCTTCGGAAGTTATTATAGAAGAGCTAGCCTTACGCCAGGCTACGAGCAATTTAATTGAAGGTGCATTATTGCGTAAGCATGCATGGAGCAAGAAATTGTGTCTATTGAAGCACCTGCAGGTGGTGATTTGGCAAACCAAGCATTGAAAATATTTGCTATTATAAACCCATAACTCCCACACTTTGCTCCTGTGGATTTAATATTTTGCTAAAATCCTCCATTCCAGCACCCTTCTGCGTCTTATGTGCATGTTACTTAGTTGAAAAAATGTGGCCAGAAAAATTGTGTcaaatttcaaaaagaaaattattgttCATAGTCATAGGAATATTGCATTTACGGTACTTGTGCTTTAGTTGTTGTCATGTTGTGATCTGATATGGTGTTTTGCCGATAAATACACCTGCAGACACAAATGCATTCACTCATACCATTTGGATGCTTGAAGATTAGCTTTTTtcagaaaataaaaatgattgaacacAGCATGACTTGGAATTTTGTTGCTAGGTTGACTGTTGGTTGTGAGATACTTGAGAGCTATTGCTGTGTTGTCCGTGCGTTTTCAGGCCGGATCACAGATGCAACTCTTGGAGCTTGGGGAACTTGGATAGAACTCCGGCTTC
It contains:
- the LOC110639512 gene encoding probable protein phosphatase 2C 14, with the translated sequence MNTKPTTEMPSTPVVSCSLKRKRPPKIEIPNVLQEIQADKLKFKDLTPRNDPVCFSGIGVGVSAIKGNKKFMEDTHKIVSCLNGSSNKGFFGVYDGHGGKKAAEFVAENLHINILEMMVNCPGNMSKKEAVKAGYLKTDQEFLKQGIVSGVCCVTALIEGQELVVSNLGDCRAVLCRGGVAEALTKDHRAEQEDERKRIENNGGYVEIHRGAWRVHGILSVSRSIGDAHLKDWVLAEPDTMILQLTPDMEFLVLASDGLWEQVGNQEAVDTVISLCMTQKKLGSTGDDQKDDDDVCYGCVNVSPSSKLRRVSLVKHQKGSKQSPRNKQTVDGWKDKQDDFACENESPPTKSRRISMFKRINTKIDSPNKENSTHKKGPASVGLVAACKELVNLALRRGSLDDITVMIIDLNHFRCIPVCFTSSKKQNNEPAATITWSGQSVSMSVYRTKLAGYCRLITITWCKNLMLHGLSLSVQATNGNENYLCKMELKPWYFWRKQGSKQFVVDGKTVDVAWDLKAAKFNGETEPQSDYYIAVVSEGEVVLLLGDLKKDAYRKTRCRPALIEPMLVSRKEHVFGKKKFTRRIKFHEKEIKFHQISVENNNSTSNGSDTGGFDPELEIKVDGELAIQVKHLQWKFRGNESMQVNKSRVEVYWDVHDLLFGSGPRHGLFIFKPVSSSSPSSSSSSTSSSTSMPLLTTQEVPCAPLEDDNAGGSSSFCLFLYIWKVE